TTTTTTTTGCTGCGCAATCTGACCTTAGTTGCTTGGCACCATGAATCCCATCTCCTTGCCCACCTTGCGGAGGATGGAATCGTCCTGGCTGAAGCCCTTGTCAAAAGCGGGGTAGCTCTTGATGTACCTGAGTTTCAGCTGCATTTTCGCGATGTCCTGGAGATCCTTCCTCGTCAGATCCGAGTAGAAAGGCGTGGAAGGCAGGCGCTTGATGACCGCCAGGATGATCTTGTAGTCCGCCTTGTCGCCCACCTCGATCAACGCCTTATGGTACACCCTTGCGTACTCCTCGGGGTTTTCCTTGAGCAGCTTGTGCGCCATGAGCCAGCCCTTGAAGTACTTCTCGATCATCTCGGGATTGGCCTTCAAGGTTTTGGGGTTCGCGATGTGCATCATCCGCGTCCGGTCGACGTCGCAGATGTTCGCGATCTCCCGGACGAAGCCCTTCTGGATGGCGATTTCGGCCTGCGGATCGCCAATGAGGGCCGCATCGGCGTTCCCCGACACGACGGCCGCCACCCGGTCCGTAGTGACGGTGTTGAGCCACTTCAGGTCACTCGGCTTCAAGCCGTGGAGGGGCAGGAGCTTCGACCGGAAGCCGATGTCCGTGCTGGTCCCCTCGAGGGTCGCAAACCTCTTGCCCTTGAGGTCCTTGATGGTCTTGATGTCCGATTTTACGGGAACCATGATACGCCCCGACGTGGCGCAGATCTCCGTCGTCACCCCAATGCCCGTTACCCTGGCGCCCTTCGATATGGCCGTTACGAAGGGGGAGAATCCCGTCGTTCCGGTGTCCAGGTTGCCCTGGATGATGGCGTTTCGCATCAGCTTGCCCTGCTTGAAGTACTGGACCGTGTAGTCAAGACCCACTTGCTTCCAGTACCCCTTGCGGTCAGCGACGACCTCAAAGGAGCCCATGACCGCGCGGTGGATGCCGATCCGAAGCTTGGCGGCCTCGGCGCCGCCGGGAAGCCCCAGCAGACCGGCCGCCACAATCGCAGACAGCACGAACAGCCAAAACTTTCTCATCTGGAAACCCCTCCTCAACGGAAGAACCGTTCCCCCTCTTTCCGCCACGCCGGCGGGCGGGAAACATCCCTTTATGGGAAAATCCCTTTTTAAAGCGCTACCTCGCGGGAATCCTCCAAGTGTTCATTTGATAAGAGGAAATCTAGCACATTTCCAGAAAATTACAGAATGGCCCCAAAATGCCCCCGCCCGAAACGGGCATTCGCAATCCCCCGAAAATCAGGTAAAATGGTCCTGAAATATACGGCGTTGCCGCCTCCCGCCGCTTCGGCGGGCGCGCGCCGTAAACGCGGAAAAACCTTTCCGTTGAACCAGGAGGATTTTCGACCATGCGATCCAACGAATTTGCCCGCACCACCGGCCAGCGCGTCATTGCGGCCGACGCCGCCGCCTTCATGCAGCGCGTCTACGGATGGATGACCGCGGGCCTCGCCGTCACCGGCCTCACCGCCTTCTACATCGCGAGCAACGAGGCCGCCATCCGCCTCATCTTCGGAAGTTCGATGGGCCTCATCCTCGTCATCATCGTTCAGCTCGGGCTGGTGTTCTCGATCCGCCCCGTCATGAAGCGCAAGGGATCCGCCGTCGGGGCGGCCATGTTCCTCGCCTACAGCGCGAGCCTCGGCGTGACGGTCTCCGCTCTATTGCTCCAGTATACTGGGCCTTCGGTTGCCCAGGCCTTCTTCGTCACGGCGGGGGCCTTCGGGGCGCTCACCCTCTTCGCCTTCGTCACCAAGCGCGACCTCTCGGGGGTGGGCACCTTCTGCATGATCGGCCTCTTCGGCATCATCATCGCCACCGTGGTCAACATCTTCCTGCAGAGCCCGGCGATGCACTTCGCCATCTCGGTCCTCGGCGTCCTCATCTTCGGCGGCCTCACCGCCTGGGACACCCAGAAGATGAAGGAGTACGCCTACTCCCAGGACACGGACAACGAGATCGGCCGCAGAGCTTCCATCATGGCGGCGCTTGAGCTCTATCTCGACTTCATCCTGATGTTCATCTACCTCCCCCGGCTCCTCGGCACATCGAGGGACTGAGCGGGGCTCAGAAACAAAAAGCCCGGGGCCGCGAGGTCCCGGGCTTTTTTTGCGTTTGCGCGGAATGATCAGATGTTCAGCACGGGCGGGGCACGCGCCTCCTGCTCTCAAAAATCCCACAGTATCCCGCAGCATCCCGAAATCGCCTCCCGCTCTCAAAAATCCCGCAGTATCCCGCAGCATCCCGAAATCACCTCCCGCTCTCAAAAATCCCGCAGTATTCGGCAATGGGTGAGTCCGCTTACTTTTCTTGTCATTCCGAGCGCTGGAGGCGCGAGGAATCTGTTTTTCCACAGCAGATTCCTCAGTCGCTACGGCCCCCACCCTGCGCTCCTTCGGAATGACACCGCGGGTCCATTGTGCAAACCGACCCACTCCCCAATATCTGCCGGCCCCCTTTCCGAAGCCCGGCCCCGCCCGGCGGCACACTTCCGGCCCCCTCTTTCGGCGGCGGACCTCCGCCCCCCCCTTTGGAGCGGGGCAGGCCCACTCTCGCACACGCGGGGGGAAAGGCCGGCGCAGAAGATACGAGGAGGTGCGAGGATTGGAATGATGGGATTTCCCTCCCCCCGTCCCCCTTCCCTCACCCCGCTCGAACTTCGTTCGGCGGGGACCCCAAATGCCAGCCCCGCTCGAACTTCGTTCGGCGGGGACCCCAAATGCCCGCCCCGCTTGAACTTCGTTCGGCGGGGACCCCAAATGAAGGGAGGGGGTGCTTTTCTCCTTCCCTCTTTGGGGGAAGGTTGGGATGGAGGAGCGGCCCGAAGAGCGCGCCTGGATGGCGCAGACAAACAAAAAGCCCGGGGCCGCGAGGTCCCGGGCTTTTTTGCGTTTGCGTGAAATTTCAGATCATGAGCACGGGCGCGAGCTCGCCCTCGAGGGATTTTTCGGCGATGACGGCGGTGGTCATGATCTCTTTCTGGAAGACGCGCCCCGCCACGCGCCTTACGTCCTCCGCCGTCACGGCGTCGAGGTCGGCGACCTCCTGCTCGGCCGGGTAGAGCTCCCCGCGCAGGAGAAGGTTCGATCCGTTCCGCCCGGCGAAATACTCCGAGCTCTCCCGCACCTTCAGGTTCCCCCGCAGGTGGCGCTTGGCCTCATCGAGTTCCACCTCCCCCACGGCTTCTTCCTTCATCTTCGCGGACTCGGCGAGGATCACCTCGGTGGCCTCGCGCGCCTTCTCGGGCGCCACGCCCGCCTTGAGCTCCACCGCCCCCGCGTCGGTGTAGCGGTGGCCCGCGGCCCCGACGCTGTAGGCGAGGCCGCGCTTCTCGCGCACCTCGGTGAAAAGGCGGCTGCTCATCTTCCCGCCGAGGATGTCGCAGAGAATCCGCAGGGCCGGGCCGTCCGGATCATCGAGCCCGAAGGCGCGGAAACCGATGGAGAGGTTCACCTGATCGGTCTGGCGGGTGAGCTCGATGAAGGGTTTCTTGCTCCCGGAGGGAAGGGCCGGCGCCTGTGCCTTGTCGGTGGTCCCCTTCCGCCCGCCGAAGAATTTCTGGGAGAGTTCCATCACCTGGGCGTGGGTGACGCCGCCCGCCACCGAGATGACCGTGTTGCCGGGGGCGTACCATTTTTCGATCAGCTCGCGCATGTGCCCGGGCTCGATGGCTTGGATCGTCTCTCGGCTGCCGATGACCCCCATCTGGAGGTTGAACATCGTCGTCTCGAGGAGGTCCGACACCCAGACGCGGGGCATGTCCTCGTACATCTTGAGTTCCTCGAGGATGACCTGGCGCTCGCGGTCCCACTCCTTCTTGTCGAGCAGCGCGTTGTTCACCGCGTCGGCGTAGACCTCGAGAACGGGCCCGAACACCTCGGCCGGCGCCGTGAAGTGGTAGCAGGTGCGCTCGCTGCTGGTGTTCGCGTTGATGACGGCGCCGTTACCCTCCATCTGGCGGGCGATGTCGAGTGTCGTCCGCGTCGGGGTGCCCTTGAAGATCATGTGCTCGAGGGCATGGGAGACGCCCACCACCTTGTCGTGCTCGTGTCTTCCGCCGCAGCCGAAATAGATGTGAAAGGCGACGGCCTCGGATTCATCGCGCTCGGCCGTGACGACACGGATACCGTTGGGAAGCTTGTCTTGGAAAATTTGCATGGAATCTCCAGGGAAACGCCGGGAGCCGCGAAATCCGCTCCCGCAGGCGGCCGGAATTCAAAGCCAAAATTCAAAGGAGGCCGGGGATCACTCCCCAGCCCCCCGGGAATTTCTGGTGCCGGAGAGAGGACTTGAACCTCCACGACCCGAAGGCCACTAGAACCTGAATCTAGCGCGTCTACCAGTTCCGCCACTCCGGCTCGGAACGCGGGATTCGGTATAAATGCCGCGAAAAAGGTTGTCAACCGGGGGGAACTGACCGATTCTGCTCTTTTGGGGAGGAAAACGGGTCGTAGGTCAGTTTGCACAACGAACCCGTGGTGTCATTCCGAAGGAGCGCGGCGTGGGGGCCGCAGCGACGGAGGAATCTGCTGTGGAAAAGCAGATTCCTCGCGCCGGGCACCCCGGCGAATCTCCGATTCGCGGGAGGCCCCCCACCGGGAGGCGCCCCACCGGGGGGCCCGACTCCGGCGCTCGGAATGACAAGAAAAACAAGCAAACGGACCCGCTACCGGAAGACGGGGGAGGAAGAAGATGGCCGGAGCACCGCCAAGGGGGCCGCGGCTCACGCTCTACTCGCGGCCCGATTGCCACCTCTGCGAGGTGGCGAAGGCCCAGGTGCGCGAGATGTTCGGGGCGGAGCTCCCGATCGAGGAAATTGACGTGGACTCGGACCCGGCGCTGGCCGCGGCCTACGGCGAGGAGATCCCGGTCGGGTTCATCGGCGTGGAGAAGGCGTTCAAGATCCGGGTGGAGCCCCGCAGGCTCCGCCGCCTCGTCCGGCGCGCCCGAAAGTAGCGGGATGTCTCTTTTTGCTTTTTACGGGCTGGTCGTCTTCATCTCCCTCTCGGGCGTGATGGCGCCGGGGCCGCTCTCGGCGATCGCTCTCACACGGGGGCGGCACAACCCGCTGGCGGGCTTCTGGATCAACCTGGGCCATGCGATCGCGGAAGTCCCCCTGATGTTCATCCTCCTCGCGGGCTTCACACCCCTTCTGCAAAGCGAGGGGATCATCCGGGTGCTCTCGGCGCTGGGCGGCGCCGTGCTCCTGTGGATGGGGGCGGGCCTCCTCCGGCAACCGGGAGGAGAAGGCGCCGACGCGCCCACTCCTCCCTCGCGGGAGAACTCAGTCGCGGCGGGCATCGCGATGACCGCCCTCAACCCCTACTGGTTCCTCTGGTGGCTCACGGTGGGGGTTTCCATCCTGATTCAGGCCAGGGCGCTCGGCTCCGGCCTCGTGATCGCCCTCACCATTGCGCTGCACCTCGCCTGCGATCTGGCGTGGGGAACGTTTCTCTCATGGGCGGCGCACCGGGGCGGGCGTCTCTTCCGCGGGGGCGGATGGCGCTGGGTGGAGCGCATCTGCGGCGGCGCTCTCATCCTCTTCGCGGGGATTTTCTTCTACAAGGCGGCTTCAGGAATTTAAGGGAAGCGAGGAAGGAAGAGGACGCGCCTGGGCGAGCTTCTCCCGGGCCGCCGCGATGTCGGTGCGAATCTGGGCAACGAGAGCGTCGGGCCCGTCGAATTTTCTCTCCGCCCGGATGCGCGCCACGAACTCCACCCGGATGGTGCGGCCGTAGAGGTCGGCCCCGCCCTCGAGAAGGTGCGCCTCCACCGTCACCCGGCGCCCCTGAAAGGTCGGCCGCTCGCCCACGTTCGCAACGGCGGGAAGGCGGGGGCCGCTCCGCCCTTCCACCTGCACCCAACAAGCGTAGACGCCGTTCGCGGGAAGGAGAAGGGCGGGATAGTCCACGTTCGCCGTCGGGATGCCGATCGTCCGCCCCCTGCCCTCGCCATGAATCACGGGGCCCTCCACAAGATGATACTGACCCAGCCGCAGGCCGGCTTCCTCGACATCTCCCCCCGCGATCAGGGCGCGAATCTCGGTGCTGCTCACCCGTCTTTCCTCGAAGAGAAAAGGCTCGATCACTTTCACCGCAAACCCGTTTTTCGCCCCCTCCGCCGCAAGAAGCGCGACATCGCCCGCGCGCCCCTTGCCGAAGCGGAAGTTGAACCCGACCGCCACGAGGGCCGGACGCACCCCCTCGCGGATGATGCGCCGGATGAATTCGGTGGCCTCGGTCTTGGCCAGGGCCGGGGTGAACGGCTGGACGACCACGGCGCCCAGCCCTTGATCCGCGAGGCGGGCGAGCTTCTCCTCGAGCGTGGTCATGAGGGACGGCATGCGCTCGGGCGCGATCACCGACAAGGGATGGGGATCAAAGGTGAGGACGGCGCTTCGCCCGCCCCGCGCCTGGGCCTCCCGGTTGATGAGCCGGCAGATTTCCCGGTGGGCCAGGTGAACCCCGTCGAAATTGCCGATGGTCAGGGCGGCGAGGCCGGCATCGGGGGGGATGGATTCAACGTCGCGGTAGATGTCCACGCAGGGGCTCTCTTTCCATGAAAAGACGACGTTTCCCGGCGAAAGGGGGACATGCTTTCCTTTCGCCGAGGGGTATATCTAGCAGAGGGGGCGCTTTCCCCGCAATGCCGGGCGGTGTGCCCTTCATTCGTTGCGCAGGACAATTCCTTTTGATTACTATGTGCCGGAGAGGTTTTCCTCTTTGAGGCGCTCTTCGGCAGGCCAGAGCCTTCACGGTCTTTCTCACCCGAAAAGGAAACCACGCTGTGCCAAATCGTCACGCTTCATGTATTGCCGCAGGGTTGTCGCTGGCGTTTCTCGCCGCCGGTTTCGGAGGTGGGGCCTGGGGAGCGGAAAGCAAGCCGGCCGCCCCCTCCGAGGGGAAGCTGATCTTCAAGCGGCCGTCGAGCCCGGTGACGCCCCGCGCCATCCGCGGGCCGGAAATCCGCATAACCATCCAGGAGGCCGTCAGCCTTGCCCTCGCGCGGAACTTCGACATCACCATCGAGGCGCACAACCCGCGCATCCGCGAGGCGGAGCTGAAGCGGGAAAAATCCGTATTCGACCCCGCCCTGGTCGGAAACGCGAGGTCCAACAGCACGAAAACCGATACGGTCAGCGGCTTTTTCAACTCGGGGCCCACCATCTCGAAGCAACGTGAATTCAGCGGTGGACTTGAACAGCGGATCATTACGGGCGCACAGTACTCCCTGCTCTTCCGGGATCTGCGCGAAACGTCCAACAACCGTTTCCGCGGCTTCGACCCCAGCATCGGCACCCGGCTGACATTCACCATCACCCAGCCCCTGCTCAAGAATTTCGGCCTCGACGCCAACAAGGCCAACATCCGGATCGCCACCGCCAACCTCGATCAATCTATCCACGCCTACCGGGGAAAAGTGATCGATGTCGTCAACAGCGTCGAACAGGCCTACTGGGACCTCACCTTCGCCATCGCCAACCTCAGCTTCCGAAAAAAATCGCTGGAGCTGGCGAAGGATCTTCTGCGGCGCAACAAGATACGCGTCCAGGTCGGCTCCCTTGCCCCCATCGAAATCCTCGAGGCCGAAGCCACGGTGGCTTTGCGGGAGGAGACCCTGATCGTCGCCGAGCGCGAAGTCAAGGATCGTGAGGATGCGCTCAAAAAACTTCTCAATATCACCAGCGACATTCCCTCCTGGTCCATCCAGCTCGTTCCGGGGGACAAGCCGGTGTTCCGGATGGTCCGTCTGAACGAGATGAGCCTGACCATGAAGGCCCTCCAGATGCGGACGGACCTCAAAAGCGCCCGGCTCGAAGTGAACAAGGGGGAAATCGATATCAAGCGCACCAAGCGGAATCTTCTCCCCACGCTGGATGCAAACGGATCTTTCGCCAGCGACGCCATCGACAACAACCGGACGAACTCCCTGAACCGCCTCTCCGGCGCCGAGGGCTACATCGTCGAGGGCGGCGTGTGCCTCCGCATCCCGATCGGCAACCGCCAGGCCCAAGCCGATCTCGAAAAGGCGAAGCTGAGAACGCGCCAGGCGCGCGTCCAATTCAGCCAGCTCGAGCAGAGCGTCATGGAGGAGGTGCGGCGGGCGGCCCGCCGGGTACGCACGGACATGAAGCGGGTCGAGGTCACGCGAATCGCCCGCAAGCTGGCCGAAGAGCGCCTCGACGCCCAGGAGAAAAAATTCCAGGTCGGCCTCTCCACGAGCCGGGATGTGCTCGAGGATCAGGAATCCCTGGCCAACGCGCTCACCAACGAGGTGCAGGCCCACGTCGACTACCAGAAAAGCCTGGCCAATCTGGATCGCGTGACCCACTCCACCCTTCAGCGGTTCCGGATCCAGCTGGCCGATCCGCGCCAAATACCGGGCACACCGGATAGATGACGGACGGACGAACCCTCGGCGTCGATTTTGGGGAAAGCCGGGTCGGCACCGCGTTGAGTGATCCGCTCGGGATGATGGCCCAGCCCTTCGAACTGATCGAACGCGAGAGCGACGCCCAGGTGGCGGACGAGATAGACCGCATTGTCCGGGCGCACGAGGTCACCCGCGTCGTCGTCGGCGTTCCCATATCGCTTTCGGGCAGGGACTCTCCGCAAACCCGGCGTACCCGGAATTTCATTCGCCGCCTCCGCAAGCGCCTCGAGGTGAAGGTGGACACCTGGGATGAGCGCCTGAGCACCGAGGAGGCGGATCGCGCCATGCGGGAGATGGGCTTCTCTCCGAAAAAGCAGAAAGAAAAACGCGACATCATCGCGGCCCAACTGATCCTTCAAGGATACATGGATTGGCGCCAGCACCGGTCTGCGAGACTGTCATGATCTCCGAGTGGCTGCCCCGGGCATCAAAGCGATGGAAGCTTCTCGGCATGATCTTCATCCTTGCGGCCGCCGCCATCGGCGGGGGATACGCATTCCTTCAAAGGGATTTCGCCACCCCCTTCAGCCACAAAGACACCCAGATCGTTCTCGTCCGCGTACCGCTGGGCGCCGGCATCAACCAGGTGGCGCGCGACCTCTCCCAAAAAAATCTCATCCGCAGCGCCTGGCTCTTCGCGCTTCAGGCCCGCCTCCGGGGCGGCGCCACGCGAATCCACCAGGGCTTCTACGAGTTCCGCCCCTCGATGCGGCCATGGGCGATCTACAGAAGCCTGATCGAGGGCCGGGTGGCGTACCGGACATTCACGATCCCCGAGGGCTTCACGCTCCCCGACATCGCCGCCGCCATCGAAAAGGCCCAGCTGGGAGAGCGGGGGGCCATCCTCCTCCTGGCGCGGGACGCGGAGTTTCTCTCGACCCTGAAGATCCCCAAAAAATCCATGGAGGGCTACCTGTTTCCGGCCACCTACCGCTTTCCCCTTGGCACCTCCCCCCGGCACATCCTCCGGATAATGACAGGCACCCTGCGCGAGAAAATCCGGCCCGCCATGCGGGCGCGGGCGGCCCAGATGGGCTTCACCCTCCACCAGGTCCTCACCCTCGCCTCCATCATCGAGAAAGAGACCTCCGTGCCATCCGAAAGGCCCCTGATCGCAGCGGTTTTCCTGAACCGGCTGAAACGCAACATGCCCCTGCAGAGCGACCCGACCGTCATCTACGCCCTCCCGAATTTCGACGGAAACCTCCGCCGGAAGGACCTCTCCTACGATTCCCCCTACAATACCTACCGCCGGCGGGGGCTCCCCCCCGGCCCCATCGCCAGCCCCGGGCTCGAATCCATCCGGGCCGTTTTATTCCCGGCCAAAGTCGACTATTTGTACTTTGTGGCCACCAACGAGGGAGGCCACAAATTTTCCCGCACCTACAAAGAGCACCAGCAGTCCGTCGTCCGCTACCAGCTTCGCAAAAAGCGAAAGGTTGACCGATAAGGTTCTGTAATGGCATGGTTTTTGGTGGATCTCCCCAGGAGATCGGACCCGGCAAGGGAGCCGGGTACCCGCCCGGCGGGGCGGACGCCCTCTCAGCGAAATCACCCGGCCACCTCACCCGACAAACGCCCGGGCGGAGAGTGAATTTCATGGCAAGCAACATCCTGCTGGTGGACGACAGCGTCCTCATTCAAAGAGTGGTGGAACTCACCTTTGAAGATCAGAACGCCTCCGTCAATATCGCCACGAACCCGGCGGATGCCCTTGCGCTTGCCCGCCAGATCAAGCCCAACGTCGTACTCGTCAGCGCCCAGCTGAGAAGCGGGAACGGAATCGATTTTTGCGAACAGCTTCGGGCGGAGGCCGATCTCGCCTCCATCCCCGTCCTGATGTTCATCAACGCCCAGGGAGGCCCCTCCGCCGAGCAGGCGCTGAGGGCCGGAGCGGCAAGCACAATCATCAAGCCCTTCGAGCCGGAAAAACTTCTGGCTGAGGTGAACCGCATTCTCGCCTCTCCACCGGGCGCCGTTGCCGATCCGGCTGCGGCCGCCGAGCAGCCCGTCGCCGCCCCGGGTGAGAGCGAAGAGTTTGCCGCCCTGTTCGCCGACGATGAGGAAACGCTGCTCGACTTCCCCGGGGAGGCTGCGGCCGCTCCCGCGAAAGCCAGCGCACTCGATTCGATCTTTTCACCGGGAGATGAATCGCTCGATCTCGAAGAGTCGCTCGATCTGGAGGAATTGTCCGATCTTCCGAAGCCCGGCGCCGCCGAAATCCCCATCCCCCAGTTTGCGGACGCAGACGAAATGGAGGAAATCTTCGGGATCCCCGAGGCGGAGGAGACGTCAGCGGATTCTTCCCCCGATGAGTCTCAAGGAAACATCGACGATCAAAGCCTCGAGGCGGCGGAGAGCGCACTGGCCGCCCTCGAAGCGGAGCTGGCCAGCGAACTGATGTCGGGGGGAGCGCCCCTGGAGACCTCCACTGCCAAAGCCGAGGCACACCACACGGGAGCGGACGCCGAACTTGCCGCGGCCGAAGCCGAGCTGGCCATCCTTGAGGAGGAGCTTTCCAGTGCCCTTATGTCGGAGGTCAAAGAGGGGACAAAAAGCGCCCAAGGCGACGATGCGGATCTTCTCGCGGAAGCGGAAATTGCCGCGGCCGAGGCGGAACTCAACGCGATTCAGGGAGAACTCGACGCGATTCACGGCGAACTCGACTCCTTGAACGAGCCGAAGGCGGCTCCCAGGCCCGACATCCTTGATGCGGATGCGGACGATGAAGAGGCCTTCGACCTGGAACTGTCCGGCACGGAAGAGTTGGCCCTGGAGGCGGGACCCGCACCCGCCGAAGCCTCCGGAGAAACAGAGTTCGAGATGGAAGATACGCTCGATCTGGAGGAGATGGCGGCGACGGACGCCCCCGGCCTCGAGATGGACGACACCGGGCTCGAACTCGAAATAGATGACTTCGAAGGTGAAGTCGATCTCGAGCTGGCCAAGCAGCTCGCCGAGGCGTCCGAACTCGAGGGCGGGAAAGAAGCCGCTCCTGCCGAAGACAACATCATCCGGTCGGCCCTGGAAAAATCCGTCGAGCGCACCCTCGAAGGAATCATCCCCCCCATGCTTCGGCATGTTGAATCCATCGTGGAAGAAATGCTGCCCGGCCTCGTTGAGAAGGTGGTTCTGCGGGAAATCGAAAAAATCAAGCGCGGAGAGTAAATTTTGCTCGAGCCCCGGTACGATCCCAAGTCGGCCGAAAACCGTTGGTACGCCTATTGGATGGAAAAGGATTATTTTCACGGGGCGCCCGATCCGGAGCGCCCCTCCTACTCCATCGTCATCCCGCCCCCGAACGTCACCGGCGTCCTCCACATGGGCCATGCCCTGAACAACACCCTTCAGGACATCCTCTCCAGATGGAAACGGATGCAGGGCTACAGCGTGTGCTGGATGCCGGGAACGGACCACGCCGGCATCGCCACCCAGAACGTGGTGGAGCGCCAACTGGCCGCAAAGGGACTCTCGCGCGAGGCGCTGGGGCGGGAGGAGTTCATCCGCCGCGTCTGGGAATGGAAGGAAGAGAGCGGCGGCGCCATCATCCACCAGCTTCAGCGCCTGGGCGCCTCGTGCGACTGGCCGCGCGAGCGCTTCACGATGGACGAGGGGCTCTCGCGGGCGGTGCGCGAGGCCTTCGTCCGGCTCTATGAAGAAGGACTCATCTATCAGGGCGATTATCTCGTCAACTGGTGTCCGCGCTGCGGAACGGCCGTCTCTGATCTGGAGGTGGAGTACGAGGAGCGCGACGGCCACATGTGGGACTTTCACTACCCGCTCTGGGAGGGCGGCGAGGGAATCGTCGTCTCCACCACCCGGCCCGAAACCATGCTGGGCGACACGGCGGTGGCCGTTCACCCCGAGGATGCGCGCTACCGCGCGCTGGTGGGAAAACATCTGCGCCTTCCCCTGGTGGACCGGAAGATCCCCGTCATCGCGGACAGCTTCGTGGACCCGGAATTCGGTTCGGGCGCCGTGAAGGTCACGCCCGCCCACGATCCAAACGACTTTGAATCGGGCCTGCGGAACAATCTTCCCCAGATCAACATTCTCACCCCCGACGCCAAGATCAACGAAAACGGCGGGCCCTACGAAGGGCTCGATCGCTTCGAGGCGCGGAAAAAAGTGCTCGCCGATCTCGACGAACAGGGGCTCCTCCGGGGCGAGCGGCCGCATCGCCACGCCGTCGGCGGCTGCTACCGGTGCGGCACCATCATCGAGCCCTACCTGTCGAAGCAGTGGTTCGTCCGGGTGAAGCCCCTGGCCGAGGAAGCCATCCGCGCTGTCGAGGACGGCCGCATCCGCATCATCCCCAAGCAGTGGGAAGCCACCTACTTCGAGTGGATGCGGAACATCCGCGACTGGTGCATCAGCCGGCAGATCTGGTGGGGCCACCGGATTCCCGCGTGGCACAACGA
The bacterium genome window above contains:
- a CDS encoding ABC transporter substrate-binding protein, whose product is MRKFWLFVLSAIVAAGLLGLPGGAEAAKLRIGIHRAVMGSFEVVADRKGYWKQVGLDYTVQYFKQGKLMRNAIIQGNLDTGTTGFSPFVTAISKGARVTGIGVTTEICATSGRIMVPVKSDIKTIKDLKGKRFATLEGTSTDIGFRSKLLPLHGLKPSDLKWLNTVTTDRVAAVVSGNADAALIGDPQAEIAIQKGFVREIANICDVDRTRMMHIANPKTLKANPEMIEKYFKGWLMAHKLLKENPEEYARVYHKALIEVGDKADYKIILAVIKRLPSTPFYSDLTRKDLQDIAKMQLKLRYIKSYPAFDKGFSQDDSILRKVGKEMGFMVPSN
- a CDS encoding glutaredoxin family protein: MAGAPPRGPRLTLYSRPDCHLCEVAKAQVREMFGAELPIEEIDVDSDPALAAAYGEEIPVGFIGVEKAFKIRVEPRRLRRLVRRARK
- a CDS encoding LysE family transporter; this encodes MSLFAFYGLVVFISLSGVMAPGPLSAIALTRGRHNPLAGFWINLGHAIAEVPLMFILLAGFTPLLQSEGIIRVLSALGGAVLLWMGAGLLRQPGGEGADAPTPPSRENSVAAGIAMTALNPYWFLWWLTVGVSILIQARALGSGLVIALTIALHLACDLAWGTFLSWAAHRGGRLFRGGGWRWVERICGGALILFAGIFFYKAASGI
- the ruvX gene encoding Holliday junction resolvase RuvX, translated to MTDGRTLGVDFGESRVGTALSDPLGMMAQPFELIERESDAQVADEIDRIVRAHEVTRVVVGVPISLSGRDSPQTRRTRNFIRRLRKRLEVKVDTWDERLSTEEADRAMREMGFSPKKQKEKRDIIAAQLILQGYMDWRQHRSARLS
- a CDS encoding TolC family protein, which codes for MPNRHASCIAAGLSLAFLAAGFGGGAWGAESKPAAPSEGKLIFKRPSSPVTPRAIRGPEIRITIQEAVSLALARNFDITIEAHNPRIREAELKREKSVFDPALVGNARSNSTKTDTVSGFFNSGPTISKQREFSGGLEQRIITGAQYSLLFRDLRETSNNRFRGFDPSIGTRLTFTITQPLLKNFGLDANKANIRIATANLDQSIHAYRGKVIDVVNSVEQAYWDLTFAIANLSFRKKSLELAKDLLRRNKIRVQVGSLAPIEILEAEATVALREETLIVAEREVKDREDALKKLLNITSDIPSWSIQLVPGDKPVFRMVRLNEMSLTMKALQMRTDLKSARLEVNKGEIDIKRTKRNLLPTLDANGSFASDAIDNNRTNSLNRLSGAEGYIVEGGVCLRIPIGNRQAQADLEKAKLRTRQARVQFSQLEQSVMEEVRRAARRVRTDMKRVEVTRIARKLAEERLDAQEKKFQVGLSTSRDVLEDQESLANALTNEVQAHVDYQKSLANLDRVTHSTLQRFRIQLADPRQIPGTPDR
- a CDS encoding bifunctional riboflavin kinase/FAD synthetase — its product is MDIYRDVESIPPDAGLAALTIGNFDGVHLAHREICRLINREAQARGGRSAVLTFDPHPLSVIAPERMPSLMTTLEEKLARLADQGLGAVVVQPFTPALAKTEATEFIRRIIREGVRPALVAVGFNFRFGKGRAGDVALLAAEGAKNGFAVKVIEPFLFEERRVSSTEIRALIAGGDVEEAGLRLGQYHLVEGPVIHGEGRGRTIGIPTANVDYPALLLPANGVYACWVQVEGRSGPRLPAVANVGERPTFQGRRVTVEAHLLEGGADLYGRTIRVEFVARIRAERKFDGPDALVAQIRTDIAAAREKLAQARPLPSSLPLNS
- the mltG gene encoding endolytic transglycosylase MltG; protein product: MAPAPVCETVMISEWLPRASKRWKLLGMIFILAAAAIGGGYAFLQRDFATPFSHKDTQIVLVRVPLGAGINQVARDLSQKNLIRSAWLFALQARLRGGATRIHQGFYEFRPSMRPWAIYRSLIEGRVAYRTFTIPEGFTLPDIAAAIEKAQLGERGAILLLARDAEFLSTLKIPKKSMEGYLFPATYRFPLGTSPRHILRIMTGTLREKIRPAMRARAAQMGFTLHQVLTLASIIEKETSVPSERPLIAAVFLNRLKRNMPLQSDPTVIYALPNFDGNLRRKDLSYDSPYNTYRRRGLPPGPIASPGLESIRAVLFPAKVDYLYFVATNEGGHKFSRTYKEHQQSVVRYQLRKKRKVDR
- a CDS encoding pitrilysin family protein, encoding MQIFQDKLPNGIRVVTAERDESEAVAFHIYFGCGGRHEHDKVVGVSHALEHMIFKGTPTRTTLDIARQMEGNGAVINANTSSERTCYHFTAPAEVFGPVLEVYADAVNNALLDKKEWDRERQVILEELKMYEDMPRVWVSDLLETTMFNLQMGVIGSRETIQAIEPGHMRELIEKWYAPGNTVISVAGGVTHAQVMELSQKFFGGRKGTTDKAQAPALPSGSKKPFIELTRQTDQVNLSIGFRAFGLDDPDGPALRILCDILGGKMSSRLFTEVREKRGLAYSVGAAGHRYTDAGAVELKAGVAPEKAREATEVILAESAKMKEEAVGEVELDEAKRHLRGNLKVRESSEYFAGRNGSNLLLRGELYPAEQEVADLDAVTAEDVRRVAGRVFQKEIMTTAVIAEKSLEGELAPVLMI
- a CDS encoding Bax inhibitor-1/YccA family protein; this translates as MRSNEFARTTGQRVIAADAAAFMQRVYGWMTAGLAVTGLTAFYIASNEAAIRLIFGSSMGLILVIIVQLGLVFSIRPVMKRKGSAVGAAMFLAYSASLGVTVSALLLQYTGPSVAQAFFVTAGAFGALTLFAFVTKRDLSGVGTFCMIGLFGIIIATVVNIFLQSPAMHFAISVLGVLIFGGLTAWDTQKMKEYAYSQDTDNEIGRRASIMAALELYLDFILMFIYLPRLLGTSRD